GTCGATCCGCAACGGCAGGCGCTCCGTCGTCATCACAGGAACCCCGGAGCAACTCGGTAGGTTCCAGCTCTACTGCAGCAAGATCACCGAGCGCGAAGAGGCCGAACGGAAGAACAAGATCCGTGGCGGCGCCGTGTTCGCCCCCGAGTTCCACGGTGTGCAGGTCGAGGTCGGCTTCCACACCCCGCGGCTGGCCGACGGTGTCGAGGTCGTCGACCGCTGGGCCGAGAAGTGCGGCATCGACGCCGAGATGGCCCACGAGATGACGGAGGCGATCTTCGTTCGCCCGATCGACTGGGTGGCCGAAGTCGAGCGGCTGCACGAGTCGGGCGCCAAGTGGATCATCGACCTCGGACCGAGCGACACCGTGACGCGCCTGACGGCTCCGGTGATCCGTGGCCTGGGCATCGGCATTGTCCCCGCGGCCACCCGCGCGGGGCAGCGCAACCTGTTCACCGTCGGCGCCGAACCCGAGGTGCTGCCGCCGTGGTCGAGCTTCAAGCCGACCACCGTCAAGCTGCCCGACGGCTCGGTCAAGCTGTCCACCAAGTTCACCCGGCTGACCGGGCGCTCGCCGATCCTGCTCGCCGGCATGACCCCCACGACCGTCGACGCCAAGATCGTCGCCGCGGCCGCCAACGCGGGTCACTGGGCCGAGCTCGCAGGCGGCGGTCAGGTCACCGAGGAGGTCTTCACCGACCGCATCGAAGAGCTCACCAACCTGCTCGAGCCGGGTCGCGCGGTGCAGTTCAACGCGCTGTTCCTGGATCCCTACCTGTGGAAGCTGCAGGTGGGCGGAAAGCGGTTGGTGCAGAGGGCACGTCAGTCCGGCGCCCCGATCGACGGTGTGGTCGTCAGCGCAGGCATCCCCGATCTGGAGGAGGCCGTCGAGCTGATCGACGAGCTGCACTCCGTCGGCATCAGCAACGTGGTGTTCAAGCCTGGCACCGTCGACCAGATCAAGGCGGTCATCAAGATCGCGACCGAGGTGCCCGACAAGGACGTGATCGTGCACATCGAGGGTGGGCGCGCGGGCGGTCACCACTCGTGGGAGGACCTCGACGACCTGCTGTTGGCGACCTACGCCGACCTTCGGAAGCTGACGAACATCACCGTCTGCGTGGGCGGCGGCATCGGCACCCCGGAACGTGCCGCGGAGTACCTGTCAGGTGCCTGGGCCAAGGCGTACGGATTCCCCGAGATGCCGGTCGACGGCATCCTCGTCGGCACCGCCGCCATGGCGACGCTGGAGGCCACCACCTCGCCGGCCGTCAAGCAGATGCTGGTCGACACCACCGGCACCGACGAATGGATCAGCGCCGGAAAAGCCAGCGGCGGAATGGCTTCCAGCCGCAGCCAGCTCGGCGCGGATATCCACGAAATAGACAACACGGCGTCGCGGTGCGGCCGCCTGCTCGACGAGGTGGCCGGTGACGCCGAGGCGGTCGAGGCGCGTCGTGACGAACTGATCGCCGCGATGGCCAACACGGCGAAGCCGTACTTCGGCGACGTCGGTGAGATGACCTACCTGCAGTGGCTGAACCGGTACGTCGAGTTGACGATCGGTGACGGCAACAGCACTGCCGACACCGCATCGCCCGACAGCCCGTGGATCGCGGACACCTGGCGCGACCGGTTCGCCGAGATGCTCAAGCGCGCCGAGGCGCGTCTGCATCCGCAGGACTCCGGTCGGATCGAGACGTTGTACGCGGACACTGCGGAAGGCCAAGCGCTGCTGGACAATCCGCGGGCTGCGATCGATCGGCTGTTGGAGCGCTATCCGGACGCGGCGACGCTCAAGCTGCATCCGGCCGACGTGCCGTTCTTCATCACGCTGTGCAAGACCATGGGTAAGCCCGTCAACTTCGTGCCCGTCATCGACAAGGACGTGCGCCGCTGGTGGCGCAGCGACTCGCTGTGGCAGGCACACGACGCGCGCTACAGCGCCGACCAGGTCTGCATCATCCCGGGCACCCAGTCGGTCGCCGGGATAACGCGGGTCGACGAGCCCGTCGGCGAACTGCTGGACCGCTTCGAACAGGCCTCGATCGACGAGCTGCTCGCATCGGGTGCCGAGCCGGTGCCCGTCGTGTCTCGCCGCCAGGCGCGCAACGACGTCACCGGTGCGCTCGCGGTCGTGCTCGACTCGCCCGACGTGCTGTGGGCCGGCCGGACCGCCATCAACCCCGTGCACCGCATCGGTGCGCCGCAGGAATGGCAGGCCAACGAAAACCGCAGTGCCACACACCCGTCCACGGGCGCACGGCTGGAGCTGACGGCTGAAGGCACTGTGACGCTCAGCGTGCCGCTGAGCGATATCTGGATCGATATCCGCTTCACGCTGCCGCCCTGCACGGTCAACGGCGGTATGCCGGTCGTGACCGTCGAGGACGCGTCGAAGGCCATGCGCTCGGTCCTCGCGATCGCCGCGGGTGTCGACGGTCCCGACGATCTGCCGCCGGTGCACGACAACACCTCGACGGTCACCGTCGACTGGGATCCCGAGCAGGTCGCCGACCACACCGGCGTCACCGCCACGTTCGGTGCGCCGCTGGCGCCGGGTCTCACCCTGGTGCCGGATGCGCTCGTCGGCCACTGCTGGCCCGCGGTCTTCGCGGCCATCGGTGCCGCGGTCACCGACGACGGTCTCCCCGTGGTCGAGGGTCTGCTGAGCCTGGTCCACTTGGACCACGCCGCGCACCTGCTCGCACCTATGCCGAAGACGACGGCCGAGTTGACCGTCACCGCAACGAGTTCGGCGGCCTTCGACACCGAGTACGGCCGCGTCGTGCCGGTGTCCGTCAAGGTCTCCGACGCCGAGGGCACCGTCCTGGCCGAACTGCAGGAGCGGTTCGCCATCAGGGGCCGCACCGGCACCGCCGAACTGGACGACCCACCGCGTGCGGGTGGTGCGATCACCGACAACGCGACCGAGACTCCGCGTCGTCGCCGCCGCGATGTCACCGTGTCGGCGCCGACCGACATGCGCGCGTTCGCGGTGGTCTCCGGCGACCACAACCCGATCCACACCGACCGTGCCGCCGCATTGCTGGCCGGGCTCAAATCGCCCATCGTGCACGGCATGTGGCTCTCGGCGGCCGCGCAACACGTCGTCACCGCCACCGACGGCAAGCCCGCTCCGCCGGCGCGCGTCGTCGGCTGGACGTCGCGATTCCTCGGCATGGTCCTGCCGGGTGATGACATCGAGTTCCGGGTCGACCGTGTCGGAATCGACCGTGGCGCAGAGATCGTCGAGGTCGCCGCGCGGGTCAACAACGAGCTCGTGATGTCGGCGACGGCACAGCTGGCGGCACCGAAGACCGTGTATGCGTTCCCCGGTCAGGGCATTCAGCACAAGGGCATGGGCATGGAGGTGCGCGCCCGGTCCAAGGCCGCCCGCAAGGTCTGGGACACCGCGGACAAGTTCACGCGCGAGACCTTGGGCTTCTCCGTGCTTCACGTCGTGCGGGACAACCCGACCAGCCTGATCGCCAGCGGTGTGCACTACCACCATCCCGACGGCGTGCTGTTCCTGACGCAGTTCACTCAGGTCGCCATGGCGACTGTCGCGGCCGCGCAGGTCGCCGAGATGCGTGAGCAGGGCGCGTTCGTCGAGGATGCGATCGCCTGCGGGCACTCCGTCGGTGAGTACACCGCGCTGGCCTGCGTCAGTGGCGTCTACGAGCTCGAGGCGCTGCTCGAGGTGGTGTTCCACCGCGGCAGCAAGATGCACGACATCGTTCCGCGCGACCACCTCGGCCGATCCAACTACCGGCTGGCCGCGATCCGGCCGTCGCAGATCGACCTGGACGACTCGGAGGTCGTCGACTTCGTCGCTGAAATCTCCGAACGCACAGGTGAATTCCTGGAGATCGTGAACTTCAACCTGCGCGGCTCGCAGTACGCCATCGCGGGCACGGTGCGCGGTCTTGAAGTGCTGGAGGAGGAAGTCGAGAAGCGTCGCGAGATCACCGGCGGCAAGCGCTCGTTCATCCTGGTGCCGGGAATCGACGTGCCGTTCCACTCGTCGGTGCTGCGCGTCGGTGTCGCCGACTTCCGCCGCTCGCTGGAGCGCGTCATGCCGCGCGACCAGGACCCGAGCCTGATCGTCGGCAAGTACATCCCGAACCTGGTGCCGCGGCCGTTCACGTTGGACCGCGACTTCATCCAGGAGATCCGCGATCTGGTGCCCGCCGAACCGCTCGACGAGATCCTCGCCGACTACGACACCTGGCGGAACGAGAAGCCTCGCGAGTTGATGCGCAAGGTCGTCATCGAGCTGCTCGCGTGGCAGTTCGCCAGCCCGGTGCGCTGGATCGAGACGCAGGATCTGCTCTTCATCGAGGAGGCCGCCGGCGGTCTCGGTATCGAGCGGTTTGTCGAGATCGGCGTCAAGTCGGCCCCGACGGTTGCCGGCCTCGCCGCCAACACGCTGAAGCTGCCCGAGTATTCGCACAGCACAACCGAAGTGCTGAACTCGGAGCGCGACGCCGCAGTGCTGTTCGCGACGGACACCGACCCGGAGCCCGATCTCGATGACGTCGAAGTCGACGCGGCACCCGCGCCGGTGGAAGCGGCCGCGCCCGTCGAGGCCGCACCCGCCGCGCCCGCGCCCGCGGCGCCGTCAGGCGGCCCGCGTCCGGACGACCTCGTCTTCGATGCGGCGGACGCCACGATGGCGTTGATCGCGCTGTCGGCGAAGATGCGCATCGATCAGATCGAGCCGCTGGACTCCATCGAGTCGATCACCGATGGTGCGTCGTCGCGCCGCAACCAGCTGCTGGTCGATCTCGGCTCGGAGCTGAACCTCGGCGCCATCGACGGTGCGGCGGAGGCCGATCTGGCTGGGCTGAAGGGACAGGTCACCAAGCTGGCCCGCACTTACAAGCCTTACGGCCCAGTGCTTTCCGACGCCATCAACGATCAGCTCCGCACGGTCCTCGGGCCGTCGGGTAAGCGGCCTGCGTACATCGCGGAGCGGGTCAAGAAGACCTGGGAGCTGGGCGACGGCTGGGTCAAGCACGTCACCGTCGAGGTGGCGCTGGGCACCCGTGAGGGGTCCAGCGTGCGCGGCGGCGACCTGGGCGGCCTGCACGACGGCGCCGTCACGGACGCGGCGAGCGTCGACAAGGTGATCGACGCCGCGGTGCAAGCGGTCGGCGCACGCAACGGTGTTGCGGTCACGCTGCCCGCGGCGGCAGGTGGCGGTGGCGGCGTGGTCGATTCCGCGGCGCTGACCGAGTTCGCCGAGCAGGTGACGGGACCGAACGGCGTGCTGGCCTCGGCGGCGCGCCTGATCCTGGGTCAGCTGGGCCTGGACACCCCGGTCGGCGTGCCCGACGCGACGGACGCCGAGCTCATTGATCTGGTCACGGCCGAATTGGGTTCGGACTGGCCGCGTTTGGTGGCTCCGACGTTCGACAGCCGCAGGGCGGTGCTGTTCGACGATCGCTGGGCCAGCGCACGTGAGGACCTCGCCAAGATCTGGCTGCTCGACGAAGGTGAGATCGACAGCGACTGGCAGCACCTGTCCGAGCGGTTCGAGGGTGCCGGACACATCGTCGGCACCCAGGCCACCTGGTGGCAGGGCAAGGCGCTGGCGGCGGGCCGCAACATCCACGCCTCGCTGTACGGCCGCGCCGCGGCCGGTGCGGAGAACCCGGGCAAGGGCCGCTACAGCGACGAGGTCGCGGTCGTCACAGGCGCATCGAAGGGATCCATCGCGGCATCCGTGGTGGCCCAGCTCCTCGACGGCGGCGCGACGGTCATCGCGACCACCTCGAAGCTGGACGACGAGCGTCTCGCGTTCTACCGCACGCTGTACCGCGACAACGCGCGGTACGCCGCGAAGTTGTGGGTCGTTCCTGCCAACATGGCGTCCTACAGCGACATCGACGCACTGGTCGAGTGGGTGGGTACCGAGCAGACGGAAAGCCTTGGACCGCAATCCATTCACATCAAGGACGCGTTGACGCCGACGCTGCTGTTCCCGTTCGCCGCGCCGCGCGTGGCAGGGGACCTGTCGGACGCGGGATCGCGTGCAGAGATGGAGATGAAGGTCCTGCTGTGGGCCGTGCAGCGGCTGATCGCCGGGCTGTCACACGTCGGCGCCGAACGCGACATCGCCGCTCGGCTGCACGTGGTGCTGCCGGGATCGCCGAACCGTGGCATGTTCGGCGGTGACGGTGCCTACGGCGAGTCCAAGTCCGCGCTCGACGCGTTGGTCACCCGGTGGAAGGCCGAGTCGTCGTGGGCGCAGCGGGTTTCGTTGGCGCACGCGCTGATCGGCTGGACCAAGGGCACCGGCCTGATGGGTCACAACGACGCCATCGTGGGTGCGGTGGAGGAAGCCGGTGTGACCACCTACACCACTGACGAGATGGCGGCGATGTTGCTCGACCTGTGCGACATCGAGTCCAAGGTGGCCGCGGCCAGGGAGCCGCTGCAGGCCGACCTGACCGGTGGCCTGGCCGATGTCGACCTCGACATGGCCGAGCTGGCGGCCAAGGCCCGCGAGGAGATGCTCGGCGAGTCCGCCGAGGAGCAGGACGACGACGAGGCGGGCATCATTCGCGCGCTGCCGTCGCCGCCGCGCGGCTACAAGGCCGCACCGCCTCCGGAGTGGGACGACCTCGATGTCGACCCGGCCGACCTGGTGGTGATCGTGGGCGGCGCCGAGCTCGGGCCGTACGGCTCGTCGCGGACCCGCTTCGAGATGGAGGTCGACAACGAGCTGTCGGCCGCAGGCGTCCTCGAATTGGCCTGGACCACAGGGCTGGTCAAGTGGGAGGACGACCCGACCCCGGGTTGGTACGACACCACCACCGGCGAGCTGGTCGACGAGGGCGAGCTGGTGGAGCGCTACCACGATGCGGTCATCGAGCGCGTCGGCATCCGCGAGTTCGTCGACGACGGTGCGATCGATCCGGATCACGCTTCGCCGCTTTTGGTTTCGGTGTACCTCGACAAGGACTTCACGTTCGTCGTGTCGTCGGAGGCCGAGGCGCGTCCGTTCGTCGAGTTCGATCCGGAGCACACGGTCATCGCGCCGGTGCCGGACAGCAACGACTGGCAGGTCACGCGTAAGGCGGGCACCGAGATCCGGGTGCCCCGCAAGACGAAGCTGTCCCGCACGGTCGGCGCGCAGATCCCCACGGGCTTCGACCCGAGTGTCTACGGCGTCCCCGCGGACATGATGTCGTCGATCGACCGGTTGGCGCTGTGGAACCTCGTCACCACCGTCGACGCGTTCCTGTCGGCCGGCTTCACGCCCGCCGAGCTGATGCGCTGGGTGCACCCGAGCCAGGTGGCCTGCACGCAGGGCACCGGCATGGGTGGCATGACGTCGATGCAGACGATGTACCACGGCAACCTGCTCGGCCGGAACAAGCCGAACGACATCCTGCAGGAAGTCCTGCCGAATGTCATTGCCGGACACGTGGTTCAGTCCTACATCGGCAGCTACGGGTCGATGATCCACCCGGTCGGCGCCTGCGCCACTGCGGCGATCTCGGTCGAGGAGGGTGTGGACAAGATCCGCCTCGGCAAGGCCGACTTCGTCATCGCCGGCGGCTATGACGACCTGACGCTGGAGGCCATCATCGGCTTCGGTGACATGGCGGCGACGGCCGACACCGAGACGATGCGGGCCAAGGGCATCAGCGACTCGAAGTTCTCGCGCGCCAACGATCGTCGTCGGCTCGGGTTCGTCGAAGGGCAGGGCGGTGGAACGATCCTGCTCGCGCGTGGCGACCTCGCGTTCGAGATGGGTCTGCCGGTGCTGTCGGTCGTCGGGTACGTGTCGTCCTTCGGAGACGGTGTCCACACGTCGATCCCCGCGCCGGGGCTCGGAGCGTTGGCCGCCGGTCGTGGCGGCAAGAGTTCGCAGCTTTCGCGGGCACTCGAGAAGCTGGGCGTCGGTGCCGACGACATCGCGGTGATCTCCAAGCACGACACCTCGACGTTGGCCAACGACCCGAACGAAACCGAGCTGCACGAGCGGCTGGCCGACGCGATGGGCCGCTCGCCGGGTGCCCCCCTGTTCGTCGTGTCGCAGAAGAGCCTGACCGGTCACTCGAAGGGTGGCGCGGCGGCGTTCCAGATGATGGGGCTGTGCCAGATCCTGCGTGACGGCGTCATTCCGCCGAACCGCAGCCTGGATTGCGTCGACGACGAACTCGCCAACGCCGCCCACATGGTCTGGGTGCGCGACACCCTGCGGCTGGGCGACAAGTTCCCGCTGAAGGCAGGTCTGATCACCAGCCTCGGGTTCGGTCACGTGTCCGGTCTGGTGGCGTTGGTGCATCCGCAGGCGTTCATCGCGGCGCTGAGTCCCGAACAGCGTGAGGACTACCAGCGCCGGGCCGAAGCCCGGGTGCTCGCGGGTCAGCTGCGGCTGGCGTCGGCGATCGCGGGTGGACGGCCGCTGTACGAGAAGCCGTCCGACCGCAGGTTCGCCGGGGACACCTCGGAGAAGGCACAGGAGGCCGCGATGCTGCTCGACGACGCGGCGCGGCTCAGCGAGGACGATGTATACAAGGCCTGACGGCAGTGATATAGCGTGCTGCCCATGGCGGTAGTCGGTGTAGGGATCGACCTGGTTTCCATCCCCGACTTCGCCGCACAGGTTGACCAGCCGGGAACGGTGTTCGCGGAGACGTTCACGCCCGGTGAGCGTCGCGACGCCGCCGACAAGAGTTCTTCGGCTGCGCGGCATCTGGCGGCGCGGTGGGCGGCGAAGGAGGCCGTGATCAAGGCGTGGTCGGGGTCGCGGTTCGCCAAACGGCCGATGCTGCCCGAGGGCATCCACCGCGACATCGAGGTCGTCACCGACATGTGGGGCAGGCCGAAGGTGCGGCTCACCGGCGCCATCGGCGAGCACCTGAAGGACGTGACGATCCACCTGTCGATGACGCACGAGGCCGACACGGCCGCCGCCGTGGTGATCCTGGAGGAGCGTTAGGCGCTTCTTGCGCCGAAATTGCATTCCAGCAGGGAAATTGCGAGTAGAGGCCTGCTGGAATGCAATTTCGCGGTTAGCGTCGAACCATGAGCAATTTGGTGCAGCGGGTGCGCGACGTCCTGCCCGCGGTGCGGCGGGACCTCGAAGACCTCGTGCGCATCGAGTCGGTGTGGGCTGATCCGGCGCGTCGCGGTGAGGTCCATCGCAGCGCCGACGCGGTGGCAAAGCTGTTGGCTGAGGCGGGTTTTGCGGACGTGCAGATCGTCAGCGAGGGCGGTGCTCCCGCCGTCATCGCCCGACACCCGGCGCCCCCGGGTGCGCCGACCGTGTTGCTGTACGCCCATCACGACGTGCAGCCCGAGGGCGACCATTCGCAGTGGCACTCGCCGCCGTTCGAGCCTACCGAGCGAGACGGCCGCCTGTACGGGCGTGGCACCGCCGATGACAAGGCAGGCATCGCAACACATTTGGCAGCCTTCCGTGCTCACGGTGGCAACCCCCCGGTCGGGGTGACGGTGTTCGTCGAGGGGGAGGAGGAGTCGGGATCGCCGTCGCTGTCCCGGCTACTGGCGGACCATCGCGACGCACTGGCGTCCGACGTGATCGTGATCGCCGACTCCGACAACTGGAGCACCGACGTGCCGTCGCTGACGGTCGCGCTGCGCGGACTCGCCGACTGTGTCGTCGAGGTGGCAACCCTGGATCACGGCCTGCACTCCGGACTGTGGGGCGGTGCCGTCCCCGATGCGTTGACGGCGCTGGTGCGTCTGCTGGCCACTCTGCACGACGACGAGGGCAACGTCGCCGTCGAGGGTCTGCACGAAGCTGAGGCCGCCGACGTCGACTATCCACCGGAGCGGGTGCGTGCGGAGGCCGGCCTGTTGGACGGTGTCCGCGAAATCGGATCCGGGTCGGTGCCGCAACGCCTTTGGGCGAAACCTGCAATCACCGTGATCGGAATCGACACGACGCCGATCGACAAGGCGTCGAACACCTTGATTCCGCGGGCGCGGGCGAAGGTGAGCATGCGTGTCGCGCCGGGTGGCGACGCGGAAGAACACCTGACGGCTCTGACCCGTCACCTCGAGCGGAATGCGCCGTGGGGTGCGCAGGTCACCGTCGTACCCGGCGACGTCGGTCAGCCCTACGCCATCGACGCGACCGGACCGGTGTATGACGCCGCCCGTTCGGCGTTCCGGCAGGCATGGGGCACCGACGCCGTCGATACCGGTGTGGGCGGGTCGATCCCGTTCATCGCTGAGTTCGCCAAGGCGTTCCCGTCGGCCAAGATTCTGGTGACCGGTGTGGAAGACCCTGCGACACAAGCGCACAGCGTCAACGAAAGCCTGCATCTGGGAGTGTTGGAGCGCGCCGCAACAGCGGAGGCGTTGCTGCTGGCGAATCTGGGGTCAGACGGACAGGTCGCGACGTAGCTTTGCGACGTGGCCGGTGGCGCGGATGTTGTACTGCGCCACTTCGATTTTGCCCTTCTCGTCGACGACGAACGTCGAACGGATGACGCCCTCGACCTTCTTGCCGTACATCATCTTTTCACCGAAGGCGCCCCACGCCGTCAGCACCTTGCGGTCGGGGTCTGACAGCAGGGGAAACGTCAGCTTCTCCTTGTCGCGGAACTTGGCCAGCTTCTCCGGCTTGTCGGGCGAGATGCCGACGACATCGAGTCCGGCGTCGTTGAGTTCGCGCAGATTGTCGCGGAAGTCACAGGCCTCTTTGGTGCAGCCCGGCGTCGATGCGGCGGGGTAGAAGTACACGATGACCTTGCGGCCCTTGTAGTCGGAGAGCTTGACGGTCTTGCCGTCGGCATCGGGCAGGCTGAACGACGGGGCCTTGTCGCCCACCTCGAGTCGCGGAGTCTGTGGCACGCGGGCGCATCCCTTCTCATGGACCGGTTCACTTCGATTACTGCGAGCTGATCTAGGGTAGTTCCGCAAGGCACCGGACTTGGCGCAGGGCTTGGAGCTTATGGGAGGTGGACGTGGCGGACCGCGACCCCGACACGATCAAGAAAGAGATCGACCAGGCTCGTGACCAGCTGGCGTTGACCGTTGACTCGCTGGCTGAGCGCGCCAATCCGCGGCGGCTCGCCGACGACGCCAAGGCCGGATTGGTGCGGTTCGTCAAGAAGCCGGCAG
The nucleotide sequence above comes from Mycolicibacterium moriokaense. Encoded proteins:
- a CDS encoding type I polyketide synthase; translation: MTINEQHRVTADSTTERSGARPVAHALVDRLNAGEPYAVAFGGQGASWLENLEELVSSAGIESELSEVVGEAELLLQPVARELVVVRPIGFEPLQWVRALAAEEPLPATKQLVTAAISGPGILLAQMAAIRALTRQGLDLYNTPPVAMAGHSQGIIACEALRANGAKDAELLALLQLIGAAGSLVSRRRGMVGRGDKTPMVSVTNVDPERIGELLEEFSKDVRTVLPPVLSIRNGRRSVVITGTPEQLGRFQLYCSKITEREEAERKNKIRGGAVFAPEFHGVQVEVGFHTPRLADGVEVVDRWAEKCGIDAEMAHEMTEAIFVRPIDWVAEVERLHESGAKWIIDLGPSDTVTRLTAPVIRGLGIGIVPAATRAGQRNLFTVGAEPEVLPPWSSFKPTTVKLPDGSVKLSTKFTRLTGRSPILLAGMTPTTVDAKIVAAAANAGHWAELAGGGQVTEEVFTDRIEELTNLLEPGRAVQFNALFLDPYLWKLQVGGKRLVQRARQSGAPIDGVVVSAGIPDLEEAVELIDELHSVGISNVVFKPGTVDQIKAVIKIATEVPDKDVIVHIEGGRAGGHHSWEDLDDLLLATYADLRKLTNITVCVGGGIGTPERAAEYLSGAWAKAYGFPEMPVDGILVGTAAMATLEATTSPAVKQMLVDTTGTDEWISAGKASGGMASSRSQLGADIHEIDNTASRCGRLLDEVAGDAEAVEARRDELIAAMANTAKPYFGDVGEMTYLQWLNRYVELTIGDGNSTADTASPDSPWIADTWRDRFAEMLKRAEARLHPQDSGRIETLYADTAEGQALLDNPRAAIDRLLERYPDAATLKLHPADVPFFITLCKTMGKPVNFVPVIDKDVRRWWRSDSLWQAHDARYSADQVCIIPGTQSVAGITRVDEPVGELLDRFEQASIDELLASGAEPVPVVSRRQARNDVTGALAVVLDSPDVLWAGRTAINPVHRIGAPQEWQANENRSATHPSTGARLELTAEGTVTLSVPLSDIWIDIRFTLPPCTVNGGMPVVTVEDASKAMRSVLAIAAGVDGPDDLPPVHDNTSTVTVDWDPEQVADHTGVTATFGAPLAPGLTLVPDALVGHCWPAVFAAIGAAVTDDGLPVVEGLLSLVHLDHAAHLLAPMPKTTAELTVTATSSAAFDTEYGRVVPVSVKVSDAEGTVLAELQERFAIRGRTGTAELDDPPRAGGAITDNATETPRRRRRDVTVSAPTDMRAFAVVSGDHNPIHTDRAAALLAGLKSPIVHGMWLSAAAQHVVTATDGKPAPPARVVGWTSRFLGMVLPGDDIEFRVDRVGIDRGAEIVEVAARVNNELVMSATAQLAAPKTVYAFPGQGIQHKGMGMEVRARSKAARKVWDTADKFTRETLGFSVLHVVRDNPTSLIASGVHYHHPDGVLFLTQFTQVAMATVAAAQVAEMREQGAFVEDAIACGHSVGEYTALACVSGVYELEALLEVVFHRGSKMHDIVPRDHLGRSNYRLAAIRPSQIDLDDSEVVDFVAEISERTGEFLEIVNFNLRGSQYAIAGTVRGLEVLEEEVEKRREITGGKRSFILVPGIDVPFHSSVLRVGVADFRRSLERVMPRDQDPSLIVGKYIPNLVPRPFTLDRDFIQEIRDLVPAEPLDEILADYDTWRNEKPRELMRKVVIELLAWQFASPVRWIETQDLLFIEEAAGGLGIERFVEIGVKSAPTVAGLAANTLKLPEYSHSTTEVLNSERDAAVLFATDTDPEPDLDDVEVDAAPAPVEAAAPVEAAPAAPAPAAPSGGPRPDDLVFDAADATMALIALSAKMRIDQIEPLDSIESITDGASSRRNQLLVDLGSELNLGAIDGAAEADLAGLKGQVTKLARTYKPYGPVLSDAINDQLRTVLGPSGKRPAYIAERVKKTWELGDGWVKHVTVEVALGTREGSSVRGGDLGGLHDGAVTDAASVDKVIDAAVQAVGARNGVAVTLPAAAGGGGGVVDSAALTEFAEQVTGPNGVLASAARLILGQLGLDTPVGVPDATDAELIDLVTAELGSDWPRLVAPTFDSRRAVLFDDRWASAREDLAKIWLLDEGEIDSDWQHLSERFEGAGHIVGTQATWWQGKALAAGRNIHASLYGRAAAGAENPGKGRYSDEVAVVTGASKGSIAASVVAQLLDGGATVIATTSKLDDERLAFYRTLYRDNARYAAKLWVVPANMASYSDIDALVEWVGTEQTESLGPQSIHIKDALTPTLLFPFAAPRVAGDLSDAGSRAEMEMKVLLWAVQRLIAGLSHVGAERDIAARLHVVLPGSPNRGMFGGDGAYGESKSALDALVTRWKAESSWAQRVSLAHALIGWTKGTGLMGHNDAIVGAVEEAGVTTYTTDEMAAMLLDLCDIESKVAAAREPLQADLTGGLADVDLDMAELAAKAREEMLGESAEEQDDDEAGIIRALPSPPRGYKAAPPPEWDDLDVDPADLVVIVGGAELGPYGSSRTRFEMEVDNELSAAGVLELAWTTGLVKWEDDPTPGWYDTTTGELVDEGELVERYHDAVIERVGIREFVDDGAIDPDHASPLLVSVYLDKDFTFVVSSEAEARPFVEFDPEHTVIAPVPDSNDWQVTRKAGTEIRVPRKTKLSRTVGAQIPTGFDPSVYGVPADMMSSIDRLALWNLVTTVDAFLSAGFTPAELMRWVHPSQVACTQGTGMGGMTSMQTMYHGNLLGRNKPNDILQEVLPNVIAGHVVQSYIGSYGSMIHPVGACATAAISVEEGVDKIRLGKADFVIAGGYDDLTLEAIIGFGDMAATADTETMRAKGISDSKFSRANDRRRLGFVEGQGGGTILLARGDLAFEMGLPVLSVVGYVSSFGDGVHTSIPAPGLGALAAGRGGKSSQLSRALEKLGVGADDIAVISKHDTSTLANDPNETELHERLADAMGRSPGAPLFVVSQKSLTGHSKGGAAAFQMMGLCQILRDGVIPPNRSLDCVDDELANAAHMVWVRDTLRLGDKFPLKAGLITSLGFGHVSGLVALVHPQAFIAALSPEQREDYQRRAEARVLAGQLRLASAIAGGRPLYEKPSDRRFAGDTSEKAQEAAMLLDDAARLSEDDVYKA
- the acpS gene encoding holo-ACP synthase AcpS, producing the protein MAVVGVGIDLVSIPDFAAQVDQPGTVFAETFTPGERRDAADKSSSAARHLAARWAAKEAVIKAWSGSRFAKRPMLPEGIHRDIEVVTDMWGRPKVRLTGAIGEHLKDVTIHLSMTHEADTAAAVVILEER
- a CDS encoding dipeptidase, which codes for MSNLVQRVRDVLPAVRRDLEDLVRIESVWADPARRGEVHRSADAVAKLLAEAGFADVQIVSEGGAPAVIARHPAPPGAPTVLLYAHHDVQPEGDHSQWHSPPFEPTERDGRLYGRGTADDKAGIATHLAAFRAHGGNPPVGVTVFVEGEEESGSPSLSRLLADHRDALASDVIVIADSDNWSTDVPSLTVALRGLADCVVEVATLDHGLHSGLWGGAVPDALTALVRLLATLHDDEGNVAVEGLHEAEAADVDYPPERVRAEAGLLDGVREIGSGSVPQRLWAKPAITVIGIDTTPIDKASNTLIPRARAKVSMRVAPGGDAEEHLTALTRHLERNAPWGAQVTVVPGDVGQPYAIDATGPVYDAARSAFRQAWGTDAVDTGVGGSIPFIAEFAKAFPSAKILVTGVEDPATQAHSVNESLHLGVLERAATAEALLLANLGSDGQVAT
- the bcp gene encoding thioredoxin-dependent thiol peroxidase is translated as MPQTPRLEVGDKAPSFSLPDADGKTVKLSDYKGRKVIVYFYPAASTPGCTKEACDFRDNLRELNDAGLDVVGISPDKPEKLAKFRDKEKLTFPLLSDPDRKVLTAWGAFGEKMMYGKKVEGVIRSTFVVDEKGKIEVAQYNIRATGHVAKLRRDLSV
- a CDS encoding DUF3618 domain-containing protein, producing MADRDPDTIKKEIDQARDQLALTVDSLAERANPRRLADDAKAGLVRFVKKPAVAVSLAGVGTVVIVLAIRRIRRR